In Schistocerca americana isolate TAMUIC-IGC-003095 chromosome 7, iqSchAmer2.1, whole genome shotgun sequence, a single genomic region encodes these proteins:
- the LOC124622838 gene encoding GRIP and coiled-coil domain-containing protein 2-like, which yields MSTEDKQVCEAVVERKGIGQEDRDDSEISDYGVLLDSPLAHSTSYPETPGQTMRNKPVSEDADIRSMLAALLKETREREEKFHKSLKKYFQERREIVHKSVKEYVQETRESLKEYFRETRERREIFYKSLKEDLQKTIVQEIKTSYTKMKCNLKKEMQELPERLKMNVDERESKLQENIDRVQGDMEKIEGKLTKKVEDDIEETKAELGERITEVETNCDHGIAEITQMHKQCNDGVKGIGDRQNQLTINLGNAIAMQREEDNKRVAMEVKQLQQGVQQLESKTEEIDKRISNATLTVGEGKVITLMSSDNRYIQGNTGQKFRPNGGLHPMIFMKWLKGVFPAHLKDSDKIQFAIDRMEGEAFTWGIKKKEGTKVLAKSKKINSEINKCNHVYKGPYRIIKIGHPNTVELEYARTKTVHGKEHVENIKRYYSHENRDNPDVEEV from the coding sequence atgtctactgaagataagcaggtttgtgaggcagtagttgaaaggaaagggataggacaggaagacagagatgattcggaaatcagtgattatggagtgttattagatagcccattagcacattcaaccagttatcccgagacaccgggacaaacaatgagaaataagccagtttcagaggatgcagatatacGATCAATGTTGGCAGCCTTGCTAAAAGAAACTAGAGAGAGGGAAGAAAAGTTCCACAAATcactaaagaaatattttcaagaaAGGAGAGAAATAGTCCACAAATCAGTAAAGGAATATGTTCAAGAGACTAGAGAATCATTAAAGGAATATTTTCGAGAAACAAGAGAAAGAAGGGAAATATTCTACAAATccctaaaggaagatttacaaaaaACTATagtacaagagatcaaaacatcgtacACGAAGATgaaatgtaatctgaagaaggaaatgcaggagttaccagaacgactgaagatgaacgtcgatgagagagagagtaagctacaggaGAATATAGACCGAGTCCAGGGAGACATGGAGAAGATAGAAGGGAAGCTAACAAAAAAGgtagaagacgatattgaagaaactaaagccgaattgggagaaaggatcactgaagtggaaacaaattgcgatCATGGAATCGCCGAGATAACGCAGATGCATAAACAATGTAATGATggggttaaggggataggagataggcaaaaccaattgACTATCAATCTGGGAAATGCTATAGccatgcaacgagaagaggataacaagagggttgcaatggaggttaagcaattacaacagggagttcagcaattggagagcaaaacagaagaaattgataaacgaattagcaatgccactttaactgTGGGGGAAGGTAAAGTCATTACcctgatgagcagtgataatcggtacatCCAAGGTAATACcgggcagaaatttagaccgaatGGAGgattgcacccaatgatatttatgaagtggttaaaaggagttttcccagcacatcttaaagactcagacaagattcaatttgcaatagatagaatggaaggcgaggccttcacttggggaatcaagaagaaggaagggactaaggttcttgcaaaatcaaagaaaataaactctgaaataaataaatgcaaccacgtttataagggaccatacaggattataaaaattggtcatcctaacactgtggagttggagtatgcacggacaaagacagtgcatggtaaggaacatgtggaaaacataaaaaggtactactcacacgagaacagggataacccagatgtGGAAGAGGTATGA